One Gossypium hirsutum isolate 1008001.06 unplaced genomic scaffold, Gossypium_hirsutum_v2.1 scaffold_30, whole genome shotgun sequence DNA segment encodes these proteins:
- the LOC107902352 gene encoding uncharacterized protein, whose protein sequence is MAPKGVIEEIQSMLRWVSWGGGRIKGGGVWRLIHYKDTLCFKVLSAKYFPDGNVFRPNFRIDFEDFCPRCGKGRETLIHALKDCLKARKVLEAGGLDNKLLDGNYIRCVDWIEDAARVLDIKAVSDLITVLWNIWNSRNNSIFRGVEEDAKVTWDRAATLSKDFWIFNFLEDPVLPRKAENKVWMKPHQGTIKINFDAFVQGKLAYYGLVARDADGFVLGGRMGYVNKEMKVEWAELLALEESINLARSKNWKIVDMESDCASLVNRFNSRKEDLTMLGHRVSDIKRSVGSSNLLKTTRDQLGKLYDAEEKYWAQRARNQWLREESMNCFLNREFSDEEIMAAFKQMDPRKAPGIDGLSGNFFKDHWQIVGSDVLRTCRDILNGNKNVDCINDTLIVLIPKIRNPCDMSNYRPISLCRVIYKIVSKTLANWIKVVLPQCISHNQSAFVPSRMIHDNVLVAHKLVHYLRSSKNGPNKGCVIKLDMSKAYDRVEWSFLEKVMLKMGFSNNWVEKIMNCVCSVRYRVKCNRNLTDVITPERGLRQGDPLSPYLFLLCMYVFSRMLLNAQANNELKGIHASKDGPRINHLFFADDALLFVRNQRKEVDVFMKILDNFSRMSGQSINLEKSMVCFSPNTSASHRLVLGSLLKMKVVDKIDSYLESKLHNLLSNGGKEIFIKSILQALPTYAFPVFMAPKGVIKEIQSMICRAWWGGGEEKGLEYVKLGPNVSPQRQVWRLIHCKDTLCYKVLSAKYFPDGNVFLPKCMDKPSFTWQSIAQAAKILKEGFGWTVGDGKNINIWHDNWGIEGLSGKSICMDKSMVKEVYVRDLFNESKDGWDRERVSKIYGDFMRDQICNIPIIHNGPNDRRTWFHNPHGVFSSKSAYSCIRPGFVDTCLRCGKERESLIHALKDYPKARKVLEIGELDNRLLNGNYLRCVDWIEEAVRVMDIKAVSDFITVLWNVWNSRNNSIFRGVEEDAKVIWDRAASLSKDFWIFNLLEDPVLPIKTDNKAWKKPNQETIKINFDAAVYGMSAWYGLVARDADGFVHGGRMGFVNKELHTEWAELQAMEESIYFARSKNWNSVELESDYASLVNRFNCRQEDLTMLGHRLREIQTLTYYFSHFSFNWAPRCCNKVADALCSWAKTNNCKKDFNMDYPLEIHELVLIDAIN, encoded by the exons ATGGCTCCTAAAGGGGTGATCGAGGAGATCCAGTCCATGTTGCGCTGGGTTTCGTGGGGAGGGGGGAGAATAAAAGGGGGTGGA GTGTGGCGGCTCATTCACTATAAGGATACTCTCTGTTTTAAAGTCTTAAGTGCGAAGTATTTCCCTGATGGCAACGTCTTCCGTCCTAA CTTTCGCATTGACTTTGAGGATTTCTGCCCGAGATGTGGGAAAGGGAGGGAAACTCTCATTCATGCTCTGAAAGATTGCCTGAAGGCTCGTAAGGTGCTGGAGGCAGGCGGTCTCGACAACAAACTCTTGGATGGGAATTATATTCGCTGTGTGGACTGGATTGAGGATGCTGCGAGAGTGTTGGATATCAAGGCGGTGTCTGACCTCATTACTGTCCTCTGGAACATTTGGAATAGCAGAAATAATAGCATCTTCAGGGGGGTTGAGGAAGATGCTAAAGTTACCTGGGATCGGGCTGCCACTTTAAGCAAAGATTTCTGGATTTTTAATTTTCTGGAGGACCCGGTGCTTCCGAGAAAGGCCGAGAATAAAGTTTGGATGAAGCCGCATCAGGGgacgataaaaattaattttgacgCCTTTGTCCAAGGGAAGCTTGCGTATTACGGTTTGGTGGCCAGGGATGCCGATGGTTTTGTTCTTGGGGGACGTATGGGTTATGTGAATAAGGAGATGAAAGTTGAATGGGCGGAGTTGTTGGCCTTGGAAGAGAGCATTAATCTCGCGCGGTCAAAAAATTGGAAAATAGTGGACATGGAGTCTGACTGTGCAAGTCTTGTCAACCGATTCAACAGTAGAAAGGAAGACCTGACGATGCTGGGCCATCGCGTTAGTGATATTAAGAG AAGTGTGGGATCGTCAAACCTTCTGAAGACTACTCGCGACCAGCTTGGCAAGTTGTATGATGCGGAAGAGAAGTACTGGGCGCAAAGGGCCCGTAACCAATGGTTAAGAGAAG AGAGTATGAATTGTTTCTTAAACAGGGAGTTCTCGGATGAAGAGATAATGGCGGCTTTTAAGCAAATGGACCCCAGGAAGGCTCCGGGGATTGATGGCCtgtctgggaatttttttaaAGATCATTGGCAGATTGTTGGCAGCGATGTCCTCAGGACCTGTCGCGACATCCTCAACGGGAATAAAAATGTGGATTGCATTAATGATACTCTTATTGTTTTGATCCCTAAGATTAGGAACCCGTGTGATATGTCTAATTACCGCCCTATAAGTCTGTGCAGGGTCATTTATAAGATTGTTTCAAAAACCTTGGCAAACTGGATTAAAGTGGTGCTCCCCCAGTGTATCAGTCATAATCAAAGTGCCTTTGTTCCTAGCAGGATGATCCATGATAACGTCTTGGTCGCTCATAAGCTTGTGCACTATCTTCGCAGCTCTAAAAACGGTCCTAATAAAGGCTGTGTGATCAAGCTCGATATGAGCAAGGCTTATGACCGGGTGGAGTGGAGTTTCCTCGAAAAAGTGATGTTAAAAATGGGCTTCTCTAATAATTGGGTTGAAAAGATAATGAATTGCGTTTGTTCGGTTCGGTATAGAGTGAAGTGCAATAGGAATCTTACGGATGTTATTACTCCGGAGAGGGGACTTCGTCAAGGAGATCCCCTCTCCCCTTATTTGTTTCTATTGTGTATGTATGTTTTTTCCCGTATGTTGTTAAATGCTCAAGCAAATAATGAGTTAAAGGGCATCCATGCGAGTAAGGATGGCCCTAGAATCAACCATCTATTTTTTGCTGATGATGCTCTGTTGTTTGTTAGGAACCAACGCAAAGAGGTGGATGTCTTCATGAAAATCTTAGACAACTTCTCTCGTATGTCGGGTCAGAGTATAAACTTGGAAAAGTCTATGGTGTGCTTTAGTCCCAATACTTCTGCTTCCCATCGCTTGGTCTTGGGGAGTTTGCTCAAGATGAAAGTTGTGGACAAGATCGACAGTTACTTAG AATCAAAGTTACACAATCTTTTGTCTAATGGTGGAAAGGAGATCTTCATTAAGTCTATTCTCCAAGCGCTCCCTACTTATGCTTTTCCGGTCTTCATGGCCCCGAAGGGGGTGATCAAGGAGATTCAGTCCATGATATGTCGGGCCTGGTGGGGAGGGGGAGAAGAGAAGGGATTGGAGTATGTTAAACTGGGACCGAATGTGTCACCCCAAAG ACAAGTGTGGCGGCTAATTCACTGTAAGGATACCCTCTGTTATAAAGTTTTAAGTGCAAAATATTTCCCTGACGGCAACGTCTTCCTTCCTAAGTGCATGGACAAGCCCTCCTTTACGTGGCAGAGCATAGCCCAGGCTGCTAAGATTCTAAAAGAGGGTTTCGGGTGGACTGTTGGTGATGgaaaaaatattaacatttggCATGATAACTGGGGTATTGAGGGCCTGTCGGGTAAGTCTATCTGCATGGACAAAAGTATGGTTAAGGAGGTTTATGTGAGGGATTTGTTTAACGAGAGCAAAGACGGCTGGGACAGAGAAAGGGTGTCAAagatttatggtgattttatgAGGGACCAAATTTGCAATATTCCCATTATTCATAATGGTCCGAATGATCGTCGTACTTGGTTCCATAATCCGCACGGGGTGTTTTCTTCGAAATCTGCTTATTCGTG CATTCGACCTGGTTTTGTCGATACATGTCTGAGATGTGGGAAAGAGAGAGAATCCCTTATTCATGCTCTGAAAGATTACCCGAAGGCTCGAAAGGTGCTGGAGATTGGTGAACTTGACAACAGGCTCCTAAATGGGAATTATCTCCGATGTGTTGATTGGATTGAGGAGGCGGTGAGAGTGATGGATATCAAGGCTGTTTCTGACTTTATCACTGTCCTTTGGAACGTATGGAATAGTAGAAATAATAGCATTTTTAGGGGGGTTGAAGAAGATGCTAAGGTGATCTGGGATCGGGCTGCATCTTTAAGCAAGGActtttggatttttaatttgttggaggATCCTGTGCTCCCGATAAAGACTGATAATAAAGCTTGGAAGAAGCCGAATCAGGAGActattaaaattaatttcgaCGCGGCTGTTTATGGCATGAGTGCGTGGTATGGATTGGTGGCAAGGGATGCCGATGGTTTTGTTCATGGGGGACGCATGGGCTTTGTTAATAAGGAGCTGCATACAGAGTGGGCGGAGTTGCAGGCGATGGAAGAAAGCATTTATTTTGCCCGGTCAAAAAACTGGAATTCAGTGGAGTTGGAGTCAGACTACGCAAGTTTAGTAAATCGGTTCAATTGTAGGCAGGAGGATTTGACCATGCTGGGCCACCGGTTGCGGGAGATCCAAACGCTTActtattattttagtcatttttcttttaattgggCCCCTCGATGTTGTAACAAAGTGGCTGATGCTCTCTGTAGTTGGGCTAAAACAAACAATTGTAAGAAGGATTTTAACATGGATTACCCTTTGGAGATCCATGAGCTTGTTTTAATTGACGCTATTAATTGA